Proteins encoded together in one Pontiella desulfatans window:
- a CDS encoding sodium ion-translocating decarboxylase subunit beta produces MSLPPGLGQFVMILVGLLLIFLAIKKGFEPLLLLPIGFGAILTNIPMAGISAGPMPGQPAGFLYYFYTVGVESGVFPLLIFMGVGAMTDFGPLLANPKTALLGAAAQFGIFIALLGATFMGGLFTLEDAAAIGIIGGADGPTAIFLASRLSPNLLGAIAVAAYSYMALVPIIQPPIMRLLTTKEERAIEMKQLRHVSKTEKIVFPLLVLVLCLLLLPSATPLIGMLMLGNLMKESTVVDRLSDTAQNALINIVTIMLGLAVGSKLAADKFLNVQTLGILALGLGAFVIGTAAGVLLAKLMNKLSKDQINPLIGSAGVSAVPMAARVSNKVGLEANPQNFLLMHAMGPNVAGVIGSAVAAGVLLALVG; encoded by the coding sequence CTGTCCCTGCCGCCGGGGTTGGGTCAGTTCGTGATGATCCTTGTCGGTCTGCTACTGATCTTCCTGGCCATCAAGAAAGGCTTCGAGCCTTTGCTGCTGCTGCCGATCGGTTTCGGCGCCATCCTGACCAACATCCCCATGGCGGGCATTTCCGCCGGGCCGATGCCGGGGCAGCCGGCCGGTTTCCTCTATTATTTCTACACCGTGGGTGTTGAGTCGGGCGTGTTCCCGTTGCTCATCTTCATGGGTGTGGGGGCCATGACCGACTTCGGTCCGCTGCTGGCCAACCCGAAGACCGCACTGCTCGGCGCCGCCGCCCAGTTCGGTATCTTCATCGCCCTGCTGGGTGCAACGTTCATGGGTGGCCTGTTCACGCTTGAAGACGCCGCCGCCATCGGCATCATCGGTGGGGCCGACGGACCGACCGCCATCTTCCTGGCGTCGCGGCTATCGCCAAACCTCTTGGGGGCAATCGCCGTTGCGGCCTACTCCTACATGGCGTTGGTTCCGATCATTCAGCCGCCGATCATGCGTCTGCTGACCACCAAGGAAGAACGCGCCATCGAAATGAAGCAGCTACGCCACGTTTCCAAGACCGAGAAGATTGTCTTCCCGTTGCTCGTGCTCGTGCTCTGCCTGCTGCTGCTGCCTTCGGCCACCCCGCTGATCGGTATGCTCATGCTCGGTAACCTGATGAAGGAATCCACCGTGGTGGATCGCCTGTCCGACACCGCGCAGAACGCCCTCATCAACATCGTAACCATCATGCTCGGCCTGGCCGTTGGCTCCAAGCTGGCCGCCGACAAATTCCTGAACGTCCAGACGCTCGGGATTCTGGCTCTCGGCCTCGGCGCCTTCGTGATCGGTACCGCTGCCGGCGTGCTGCTGGCCAAGCTGATGAACAAACTGAGCAAGGACCAGATCAACCCGTTGATCGGTTCCGCCGGGGTTTCCGCGGTTCCGATGGCCGCCCGCGTTTCCAACAAGGTCGGTCTCGAAGCCAACCCGCAGAACTTCCTGCTCATGCATGCCATGGGCCCGAACGTGGCTGGCGTGATCGGCTCCGCTGTTGCGGCCGGTGTGCTCCTCGCACTCGTTGGCTAG
- a CDS encoding ISL3 family transposase: MNTPEKLFHTLLGLGDDWEITELEFDKDSGEVRLRIHELPCLLPQQRCPDDDGETDLYDHGREREWRHLNVFEHKCYIQSRLPRMRCKSCGKIFQAKAPWEGLNLHFTAAFESMSLLLMREMPVKKAAEFIQETDTRLWRILARHVAVAYRQLDFSETTCVGVDELACRKGHNYVTIFADLVAKRVLYSVPGKDSSTWKAFVKELEKHSAKAEQIECVSMDMSVAFKKGVAETCPQAEVVFDKYHLIAKTNKAVGDIRRAEIRRGGCYNDLKLTRWIWLKNPENLTEQQADRLKRIDQENLITAQAYQMRLCLQDIYQLPRVERAESRLLAWCRWVRQKAKHARYGLLSIMVKVAMCIEKHLAGILKHWEHRITNAYMEGINNMFQMVKRRARGYRNDENFIMMIYFVGSKLKLPAVDEPIHSK; encoded by the coding sequence ATGAATACTCCTGAGAAACTGTTCCATACGCTGTTGGGGCTTGGTGATGACTGGGAAATCACCGAACTCGAATTCGATAAAGACTCTGGCGAAGTACGGTTGCGGATCCATGAACTCCCATGCCTTCTACCGCAACAACGTTGCCCTGACGATGATGGTGAAACCGATCTGTATGACCATGGCCGCGAGCGGGAGTGGCGGCATTTGAATGTCTTTGAGCACAAGTGCTACATCCAATCACGGCTGCCGAGAATGCGCTGTAAATCATGCGGGAAGATTTTTCAGGCGAAAGCCCCATGGGAAGGGTTGAACCTTCACTTTACGGCTGCATTCGAATCCATGAGCTTGTTGCTGATGCGCGAAATGCCGGTTAAAAAGGCGGCGGAGTTTATCCAGGAAACAGACACGCGGCTGTGGCGCATCCTGGCTCGGCATGTTGCGGTGGCCTACAGGCAACTCGACTTCAGCGAAACGACGTGTGTCGGGGTGGATGAACTCGCCTGCCGCAAGGGCCATAACTATGTGACCATCTTTGCCGATTTGGTAGCCAAGCGGGTGCTGTATTCCGTCCCGGGGAAGGACTCCTCTACCTGGAAGGCCTTCGTCAAAGAGCTGGAGAAACACTCCGCAAAAGCAGAACAAATAGAGTGTGTGAGCATGGATATGTCGGTGGCATTCAAAAAAGGCGTTGCCGAAACCTGCCCACAAGCCGAAGTGGTATTCGACAAGTATCATCTCATCGCCAAGACGAACAAGGCCGTCGGGGATATTCGACGCGCAGAGATCCGCCGGGGCGGTTGCTACAACGATTTGAAGCTCACCCGCTGGATCTGGCTGAAGAATCCGGAAAACCTTACCGAGCAACAAGCCGATCGCCTGAAACGGATCGACCAGGAAAACTTAATCACGGCGCAGGCTTATCAAATGCGTCTATGCCTGCAAGACATCTACCAGCTCCCCCGTGTAGAACGCGCAGAAAGCCGTCTTCTGGCCTGGTGCCGATGGGTTCGGCAGAAAGCGAAGCATGCCCGCTACGGTCTTTTATCGATTATGGTCAAGGTAGCTATGTGCATTGAAAAGCATCTTGCGGGAATCCTGAAACACTGGGAACACCGAATTACCAATGCTTATATGGAAGGGATCAACAATATGTTCCAGATGGTCAAGCGCCGTGCGCGCGGATATCGAAACGATGAGAACTTCATTATGATGATTTACTTCGTCGGCAGTAAGCTGAAACTACCTGCTGTGGATGAGCCTAT
- the trpA gene encoding tryptophan synthase subunit alpha, giving the protein MKKTRIDRKFADLKKQGKKGFIAYLSAGDPNLEDTVDIVLRLEEAGVDLIELGLPFSDPLADGRVNQEAATRALDAGSTFDGVMACVAKIREQSEIPMIFYAYMNPLLSRGYEASIRAAAEAGIDGFLLLDLPLEEEAPYRKALSDNGLNSIKLITPTTPDERIEKIVKRANGFIYCVSREGVTGVQDEIAEGAGALVQRIKDHSAQTVALGFGIGTPDQARDAAGLSDAVVVGSAIVNAFHNNPHTAEGRATAAAFVKQMVDAVKAV; this is encoded by the coding sequence ATGAAAAAGACCAGAATCGATCGCAAGTTTGCCGATTTGAAAAAGCAGGGAAAGAAGGGCTTCATTGCCTATCTCTCCGCCGGGGATCCAAACCTTGAAGATACCGTGGATATCGTATTACGCCTTGAAGAAGCCGGGGTTGATCTGATTGAACTCGGCCTGCCGTTTTCCGATCCGCTGGCCGATGGCCGCGTCAACCAGGAAGCGGCCACCCGGGCGCTTGATGCCGGGTCTACGTTTGACGGTGTGATGGCGTGTGTTGCCAAGATCCGCGAGCAGTCCGAAATCCCCATGATTTTCTACGCCTACATGAATCCGCTGCTCTCCCGCGGGTATGAGGCATCGATTCGCGCGGCCGCCGAGGCGGGCATCGATGGTTTCCTGTTGCTGGATTTGCCGTTGGAGGAAGAGGCTCCATATCGCAAGGCGCTCAGCGATAATGGACTCAACTCCATTAAACTCATTACTCCAACAACACCCGACGAGCGCATTGAAAAGATCGTCAAGCGCGCCAACGGGTTTATCTATTGCGTGTCGCGCGAAGGGGTGACCGGGGTTCAGGACGAGATTGCCGAAGGAGCCGGGGCACTCGTTCAGCGTATCAAGGATCATTCGGCCCAAACCGTGGCCCTTGGCTTCGGCATCGGTACGCCGGATCAGGCACGCGACGCCGCCGGGCTGTCCGACGCCGTTGTGGTGGGCAGCGCCATTGTAAACGCGTTCCACAACAATCCGCACACCGCCGAAGGCCGCGCCACCGCCGCAGCGTTCGTGAAACAGATGGTGGATGCGGTGAAGGCCGTTTAG
- a CDS encoding mannose-1-phosphate guanylyltransferase, protein MAGRYAVIMAGGKGERFWPLSTSKHPKQLLALVGDKPLIAQAVDRLEGLVPPENVFVVTNADLVEATREAAPLLPPENIVGEPIGRDTAAAVACGGALVKAKDENGVFAVLTADQVMGDLDVFSATLRGGMELAGQNDILVTIGIEPTFPSTGFGYIESGDKFADAENIEFRKAVRFVEKPDEDTATEYLSTGRFYWNSGMFIWSVAVLEKAFGAHCPEMLELMDTLTGYAKDGKIIEGMDATYPNLGKISVDYALMEKADNIVMACGTFHWDDVGAWPALESHFEQDESGNTPIGQVETLDASGNIILSKDHLTAVIGVRDLIVVQAEGVTLVCPKERAQDIKKMVVALREKGSYDELL, encoded by the coding sequence ATGGCAGGACGTTACGCAGTAATCATGGCGGGTGGAAAAGGGGAGCGCTTCTGGCCGCTCAGCACTTCAAAGCATCCCAAGCAGCTGCTCGCTCTCGTTGGCGATAAGCCACTCATTGCCCAGGCCGTTGATCGCCTCGAAGGCCTCGTTCCTCCGGAAAATGTTTTCGTGGTCACCAACGCCGACTTGGTCGAAGCCACGCGCGAAGCCGCGCCACTGCTCCCGCCGGAAAACATTGTCGGCGAACCGATCGGGCGCGATACCGCCGCCGCCGTTGCTTGCGGCGGGGCCTTGGTTAAGGCCAAGGATGAAAACGGCGTATTCGCCGTGCTGACCGCCGACCAGGTGATGGGCGACCTCGATGTCTTTTCCGCCACGCTCAGGGGCGGCATGGAGCTCGCCGGGCAAAACGATATCCTCGTGACCATCGGCATCGAACCCACCTTTCCTTCAACCGGCTTTGGCTACATAGAATCCGGCGACAAGTTTGCAGACGCTGAAAACATCGAATTCCGCAAGGCCGTGCGCTTTGTCGAAAAACCCGACGAAGACACCGCAACCGAATATCTCTCCACCGGCAGGTTTTATTGGAACTCCGGCATGTTTATCTGGTCGGTCGCCGTGCTCGAAAAAGCCTTTGGCGCCCATTGCCCCGAAATGCTCGAACTGATGGACACGCTGACCGGCTACGCCAAGGACGGGAAAATCATCGAAGGCATGGACGCCACCTATCCAAACCTCGGAAAGATTTCCGTGGACTATGCCCTCATGGAAAAGGCCGACAACATTGTCATGGCCTGCGGCACCTTCCACTGGGACGACGTTGGTGCATGGCCGGCCCTCGAAAGCCACTTCGAGCAGGACGAAAGCGGCAACACGCCAATTGGACAGGTCGAAACCCTCGATGCCTCCGGCAACATTATTCTCTCCAAGGATCACCTCACCGCCGTGATCGGCGTCAGGGATCTCATTGTGGTGCAGGCTGAAGGTGTGACGCTGGTCTGCCCCAAGGAGCGCGCGCAGGATATCAAGAAGATGGTCGTCGCCCTTCGCGAAAAAGGCTCCTACGACGAACTCCTATAG